A region of Vespula vulgaris chromosome 1, iyVesVulg1.1, whole genome shotgun sequence DNA encodes the following proteins:
- the LOC127072750 gene encoding uncharacterized protein LOC127072750, translating into MLQSCNGSTSRRARRVLVFVFAWSLLMIAAVQFRHAENSALRNGRNTEENNAVGDVVIDDNYIRREAGIVRTGTDDKIPGGSSSLGLSRYLLQRSKDPETGFGNVVGGGGGSILPTTTIVGNKNSNENSVTRNPLDLEPLLDKRPAKTEEELIEEIEERLPSLPLAYWSKNNRFNGQQNKISKKGNESCANFKFPSIYDLEFNNVYWQTLRTSNGTFQFFGAFYDKRRLSRIGPAIRIVGMIDRIEPKVKTYCQMWYDGDKSPIVVEYLEYKYIWYSKWGNYKQGIYQPYVIACKVPQSHWSKGPPASVSMVEKPCDTPTNNLRVIYNKPKRKKDFAVCVKGLDFLHEDLSVRLVEWIELITLLGADKIFFYELQVHPNITKVLNYYQRLGKVHVTPLTLPGGQPNVPSFQHMYLTKKTNHKRQNELIPYNDCLYKHMYEYEYIALLDVDEVIMPVKDATWQDLMKRVLPKAFKIRNETRASYNVRNVYFLDDLLQPHGHFKDIPRYMHMLQHVYRSKNFTKPNQYIKCFHNPERVVTLHNHFPLACLGAGCTSYPIETEDAQLQHYRADCVKSLKKTCVEYRENSILDTTIWRYKDQLVERVTRTLQILGFFGPS; encoded by the exons ATGTTGCAGAGTTGCAACGGGAGCACGTCGCGACGTGCCAGACGAGTCCTCGTATTCGTTTTCGCTTGGAGTCTCCTCATGATAGCGGCCGTACAATTTCGTCATGCCGAAAACAGTGCACTTCGTAACGGTCGTAATACCGAGGAGAATAATGCAGTTGGTGACGTAGTCATCGACGATAATTATATTCGTCGGGAGGCCGGTATCGTGAGAACGGGAACCGATGATAAAATACCAGGTGGTTCGTCGAGTCTCGGTCTGTCTCGTTATCTTTTGCAAAGATCGAAAGATCCTGAGACTGGTTTTGGTAATGTAGTCGGTGGCGGCGGTGGATCGATTCTTCCAACGACTACGATTGTAGGTAACAAAAATAGTAATGAAAATTCAGTAACGAGAAATCCTTTGGATTTGGAGCCATTGTTGGATAAAAGACCAGCGAAAACCGAGGAGGAATTGATCGAAGAAATCGAGGAAAGGTTACCTAGCCTTCCTCTCGCTTATTGGAGCAAAAATAACAGGTTTAACGgtcaacaaaacaaaatatctaAGAAGGGTAACGAGAGCTGTGCTAATTTCAAGTTTCCCTCGATCTACGATCTAGAATTTAATAACGTCTACTGGCAAACGTTGAGGACAAGCAACGGTACTTTCCAGTTCTTCGGTGCGTTTTATGATAAACGTAGGCTTTCGAGGATCGGTCCTGCTATAAGGATCGTTGGTATGATCGATAGGATCGAGCCTAAGGTCAAAACTTATTGTCAGATGTGGTACGACGGTGACAAAAGTCCAATCGTGGTCGAGTATCTCGAATACAAATACATTTGGTATTCGAAATGGGGCAATTACAAACAGGGAATATATCAGCCATACGTTATAGCCTGCAAGGTGCCGCAATCACATTGGTCCAAGGGCCCACCAGCGTCCGTTTCTATGGTCGAAAAGCCATGCGACACGCCGACTAACAATCTCCGAGTTATTTACAATAAACCAAAACGTAAAAAGGACTTTGCTGTTTGCGTCAAGGGCCTGGATTTTCTTCACGAAGATCTTTCCGTAAGATTGGTCGAATGGATCGAACTGATAACCCTTCTTGGAGccgacaaaatatttttttacgaacttCAAGTTCATCCGAACATAACGAAagttttgaattattatcagAGACTCGGTAAGGTCCACGTAACACCTTTGACATTACCCGGTGGACAACCTAATGTTCCCTCTTTTCAACATATGTATCTAACGAAAAAAACTAATCACAAGAGACAAAACGAGCTGATACCGTACAATGATTGTCTCTACAAACATATGTACGAATACGAGTACATAGCACTGTTAGATGTCGACGAAGTGATCATGCCAGTGAAGGACGCTACCTGGCAGGACCTTATGAAGAGGGTCTTACCTAAGGCCTTCAAAATACGAAACGAGACACGCGCCTCTTACAATGTGAGAAACGTCTATTTCCTCGACGACCTGCTGCAGCCCCATGGCCATTTCAAGGACATACCCAG GTACATGCATATGCTGCAGCACGTATACCGTTCGAAGAACTTCACTAAACCAAACCAGTACATCAAGTGCTTCCATAATCCTGAACGGGTCGTCACTTTGCACAATCACTTCCCTTTGGCTTGCCTTGGGGCCGGATGTACGAGTTATCCGATCGAGACAGAAGATGCTCAGCTACAGCATTATCGTGCCGATTGTGTGAAGTCTTTAAAGAAGACTTGCGTTGAATATCGCGAGAACAGCATCTTAGACACGACGATTTGGCGATACAAGGATCAGCTTGTGGAACGAGTTACCAGAACACTTCAAATCCTTGGCTTTTTTGGTCCAAGCTAG